The window CGGTCACTTATATCAAAGCGCATGGCGGCGCTTTTGGGCTACCCATATGAAAAGACCATCAAGGAACACTGCTCCGAATGGTGACGAAACAAGCCGCCTTTCGGAGCTACTCTTATGAAAACGAATGCCTCTGGGAAAGCAAGCGAGTGGGGTGCTTTTCGGCCACTCATATGAAGGAGCGCCGCCTCGACCATCCCTAATTCGTCACGTAATATAGGGCGATTCCTAAGAACAGACACGCATAAAACACGATGGCGGCCCGCACGATCCTTCTCGTGTCCTTAGGTGGCTTCTTCCTGGGCTCGTCGCTCGGTGACGGTATGGGCGCTTTCATGCTGTCGAGTCTGACACGCGCCGGGCGTTTCTCCTTACTGCCCAGGCCGTCTCTTAGACAGAATCTTACACAGAAACCTGAATAACTCCATCAGAATATAGATGATCGAAACAGCTGGAAGTATTCCAATGGCGATGAACACTAATATCATGAGAATGATGAGCGGTCCTTCCTCTCCATTAAACGAAGCAATTGACATACTGTGAGTCTGGCACAGCGGTGTTCGACCGTTCTAAGACCCCGCTGCCTGTAGGTGTTGCCAGGTTCTCCATACCGAGTAAACGACCTGACGGTTTACTGGCCGGTCTGGGAGCGAACGGGGAATTCCAGCAAGGGTGCCATGAAGGAGTGTCATACTTGCGGCTAATCCGAGACACATCTTCGTAAGACACATCTTCGTAAGACACATCCATGAGGGAGACATCCATGTATCGACGTGCTTTGAGGTTCGCCGCCGTAGGTGTTTTAACCGCTGCGGTGCTCTTGATCGGTTCGCAGGCCTTCGCTGCCGAGAGTTCACTCTCGTCGGTTTCCTCGAAGCCGCTGGAGATATCCCAACCCGTACCTGCTGATGTCACGATTTCCCTCCGCTTTCTCACCGATGCCGTCGCCGGTGGTGCCTTTGCCACGCCAGTGCATCAGGCTGAATTCGAGGTTCGTGCCGTGGACAGCAAGGGGAAACCTCGACGCGGGGTTGAAGTCTCGCTCCCTCTTGTGATTAGCGGTGGAAAAGGTGTCCCCAAAGAAGGAGTGGCGGAGGTCGTCACAGCACGAGTGGCGTGGGGCGCGACAAGTGAGCGCACCGGACAGACGACCGCGATAACAGATAGAAATGGGATTGCACGGGGAATCTTTACCTCGGGTAACCGCGTGGATGAAGCTGTCGTTCTCCAAGTTCCGGGGACCAAAGCCACAGCGGAAATCAGTCAGCTCTGGTACGACTGTGGCGCTTGGGACGGGGGGTGGCAGGAGCAGTCGGACGACTCAATAACGAACCGTTTTGTACTGCGCCTCGTGCGTGACGGTGTCGGGCCAAATGGCAAGCCCGTTCGGGTATCGATACCAATTACCGGTCACCCTATGCGATTTGTAGCCTCTGCGTTCCAGATAGAGCACACGAATACGGCGCTTGGCCCTGATGACGATAACGACGGAAAGCAGGATGGCGCGCAGGAGACAAAAACGCTGTCTTCAAGGGATGACGACCCCACCGAATGGAAGCGTCTGCAACAATATTTCGAGGTCGACAAAGTCACTGAGGTCGAGCCGGGTGTCTATAACGTTACTATTAAGTGGAAAGTGCCTAAAAATGACGAGGGAGAAGCAATCTTCTCTGTTCTCGCTGTCTACGGCACGCTGTGGGACGACTCGATATATGGCTTGAAAGGAATAAAAACGGATGTCCCGCCAGGCACCAGCATCGAGAACTAGCCGACACATTGCGGGAGCGTCACATAGCAAAAAATAGGCACACCCAATCTGCTTAGGTGTGCCCTGTCTCTTTCAATCCTCGTCGTCAACCTCATCCGCGTCGCCTTGCTCGGGTCGGCTGTAAGGCTCCTCGCCATGAAACGCGGCGCCGGGCCCGATGGCTCCCGTATGTCTGCCGCCCAGTTGATGTCGACGGGGCTGCTCACGGCAAGACCGGGCCGGTTCAGCATGTGGGTGTAGATCATCGTCGTCCGAACATCCTTGTGCCCGAGCAGCTCTTGCACTGTCCGGATGTCGTAGTGCGCTTCGAGAAGATGCGTGGCAAACGAGTGGCGTATAGTGCGGCAACTGGTCTGAAAAACAAGTGGGGTGTCAGGCGCTCATCTCACCTGCAGACTCGGAGTCTTGGCTTGGTCTGTGCGTCACTGACACCCTCTATCTAACATACAAGCTTGGTCGTTGCGCCTACGCACGCAGATTGATGGTAAAATTACACGGATGAGAAAAGCAAAGGGTGTCACCACACTCGGAATATTGGCATGTGCCGCTGCGTCACCGAGCATTATCGGTTGTCATCAGTCGCCAGCACAAACTGCCCCTCCAAAGAAACTCGTCGCATTGAAGGCAAGTAGACCACTCAATGCCAAAGACCTTTTGGGTATATCCACGGTAAACATTCTGCGAAACGCTACCCGTGTAGAGACATTCCGTGTTGAGAGTGGTCAACCAAAATCAGGGCAAGCTATTGTTGGAGATTGCCCCGTCATTTATAAAGGCAGAGCGCAGGGAAAAGTTTTTGCATCACAATTGGTTCGTCTGTTACTGAGCGATAAAAGCTATTTTGGGATGGGTCAATTCAATCCGCGTAAATCATGTATATTTCAACCCTTCGCTGCTTATCGCGTGTGGGCAAAAAGAGAATCGGTAGAAGTCTGTCTCTGCTTTCACTGTGAAGAATGGAATATTCTTACAAAAAGCGCATCTGGTAAAACAACTCACCGCGCTTACGGCAGTTTTGAAGGTGCTAAAAGTGAACTTATTGCCTTGACGCAAAAAGCGTTTCCCAGAGATAAGGAAGTCCGTTTGCTTAACGAAGACGAGTAAACGCAAGTCTCCAATGTAGGCACAACAAGGCGTTGCACCCGACCGCTTCCGTTCCGTTCGTTCCTCGCTTCACTCCAACGGCGGGTGAGCTTAACCGTTCTGTCGCGGCGTGCAGTTGGCTGCAGATATAATGGTTTTATGAACAGAAATCTCAGACGACTTGCGACCGCTGCTTTGGCTGTACCGATGTTGCTTTGCGGCAGAGCGCAAGCAAAGAAGGCTCCGCGCCCAACGTCTATATCCACAGCAAACTTTACGGGGAAAGAGCTAACCCCTGTTACGCTCCCAACTGGCGCCAAGATACCGCGTAGTAAATTGTTGGCGAATGTTAACAAGAAAACCGCGCTTATTGTTTTTCGTAACTTTAGCGGGAAAGATCTCACTTACTTCGGAGCTGAGGTTCATTCTTCCTATGGATTCAAATTTGGTTCATCAGTCAAAAGAGTGTATTCAACTTCATTTCATGGAGAAGGGGTTCTCTTAAATGGCGAACAGCGGATTATCAAGGTGCAAAATCGCAAGCCGTTAGAATCATTGAGGATTGTCTGGAGCAACTCCAGTGATAAAGGCTCAAAGAAAAGTTGGAATAGTGTGTCAGAAGGCTTTAAACAAGGGCTTAAGACCGGAACCCCTATCGTATTTACGGTGAACAGAACCGGAGATTTATCAGTTCACTACAGCGGGAAGAAAGCGACTTCATCGTCTTAAACTAACAGCCGACGGAAAAGATGCTGCACCTGATTTTCCATGCTCCGTTCGCTCCTCGCTTCCTGCCCTCGGCGGGTAAGCTTGGGCATTATCCTGCTGCGCGCGGCTTGCGTGCAGAGCACTATAATCAAAGCATGCGAAGCGAACGAACGCCAACCGAATTGAAACAGAGCGACTTTGGTGCTGGATTGGGACTGCTGGAACACTTTCCGAATGACCTCTGCAACTTACAGGCTTTATTGAAAGACCCGGAATCGCGCCTTTTTGTGGATGACGGCTCTGCTCCTCAAGTCGCACTTCTTTGTTCGGCAGACGGTAAAGGCATCTCATTTATCGCAGGAGACCCGACTCAAGCTCCTCGCCTCTTCGAGTTTATCCTCACTTCTGCGGAGCATCCGCCTCAGCTACAGTTCATTAGTCTTCCCTCCGATTCTTGGCGACATCCGACACCGTCCTATCCCGAAGCATATTTCTTCGAGCTTCAAAGGGTCGTATTTTCTCCCGACGATTTTAGTAAGGTTCAGGGTTGGCAAAATCGAGTTCCTCACAACTTCTCTATGCAGCGCATAGATGAAAATTTGTCAAAACAGATACGCGATGGGTGGAGCCAGTGGTTTCCACGAGCGAAACCATTTATGTCACAAGACATTGGGTTTTGTCTTGTTCACGATGGCAGCGTTGTGAGCCTCGCTTATGGGTCGCCCGTTTTGGGATCTGTGGAAATCGTAATAGAAACGCAACAAGAGTTTCAGGGGCAAGGCTTGGCTCCTCTTTGTTGTGCCGCCTTCATA is drawn from Abditibacteriaceae bacterium and contains these coding sequences:
- a CDS encoding GNAT family N-acetyltransferase gives rise to the protein MLHLIFHAPFAPRFLPSAGKLGHYPAARGLRAEHYNQSMRSERTPTELKQSDFGAGLGLLEHFPNDLCNLQALLKDPESRLFVDDGSAPQVALLCSADGKGISFIAGDPTQAPRLFEFILTSAEHPPQLQFISLPSDSWRHPTPSYPEAYFFELQRVVFSPDDFSKVQGWQNRVPHNFSMQRIDENLSKQIRDGWSQWFPRAKPFMSQDIGFCLVHDGSVVSLAYGSPVLGSVEIVIETQQEFQGQGLAPLCCAAFIEECVRNSIKPVWSTGANHTRSVSVAKKLGFANERLYWWLVRRR